One part of the Aspergillus fumigatus Af293 chromosome 7, whole genome shotgun sequence genome encodes these proteins:
- the pex23 gene encoding PEX28-32 family peroxisomal membrane protein yields the protein MPREPQAKGFNCPRISTCFPPQSMICLQPFRLLESVSSCPTYSPFFSFSSPFSLLPFFFAVALPAMLLMDDACDLSVGWQHLPDSQPPTVAAFSPTTISGSSLTSRQRSSIIVHRKSPLLVATPPAITRALAYSHPFILPLNKLAGLLTWTTDDPWQSFLLVAGFWTVVLYSDAIILWGGPILVVVGLILGMYWRRFSPLSTAAFTGEKRQHQKSVSEGSSHQHETLDEIVETLRTFTTRCNILLEPLLELTDFLSTQRTATSATTRPALTTMFIRILFVTPIWIALTLPPFYIITTRRVVMTIGTIILTYHSRPARVSRVILWRSLTVRRICSMITGLSFSLNANQSQSLWAQSHGHAASIATRRRGDSSGVRFTFVLYENQRRWLGIGWTYSLFPSERAAWTDEHLNPAPSKDDFELPHVQAGNAKWRWVEGSEWRIEGADDTNSKADGKAADGGGWIYYDNKWNDGRRGQDGWDRYTRRRKWCRDAELVEIPQATENTPATAKSGLTQALDKQRESGNIDASTVDTDAVSLSPSASSKTRKRRWFGGSKPVSDKASSTSFALPAFTNTSSVDAGKITSTPSYSPSGTPVARPIDIAHSRKPSNYSGNASHGSVGRDSSVAGSVSHSDSASIRDKEIIHAQDHLDRWGTRATGGIERAERELGLGDEVNMGLS from the exons ATGCCCCGAGAACCACAGGCAAAAGGCTTCAACTGCCCGCGGATCTCAACCTGCTTCCCCCCGCAGTCGATGATCTGCCTGCAACCCTTTCGGTTATTGGAGAGTGTTTCTTCTTGTCCGACGTATTCTCCgtttttctccttctcctctcctttctctctgctccccttcttcttcgcggtTGCACTGCCCGCAATGctcttgatggatgatgcatGTGACCTCTCTGTTGGATGGCAGCACTTG CCTGATTCTCAGCCACCAACGGTTGCTGCTTTTTCGCCCACTACCATTTCGGGCTCATCCTTGACGTCCAGACAACGTTCCAGCATAATCGTACATCGCAAATCCCCCCTTCTTGTGGCTACACCTCCGGCCATCACTCGAGCTCTAGCCTATTCTCATCCTTTTATACTTCCTTTGAATAAACTCGCCGGCTTACTCACGTGGACAACGGACGACCCATGGCAAAGCTTTCTTCTGGTGGCGGGGTTTTGGACGGTGGTCCTGTACAGCGATGCGATTATTCTTTGGGGCGGTCCGATTCTAGTCGTAGTCGGGTTAATCCTAGGCATGTATTGGAGACGCTTTTCTCCGTTATCGACAGCGGCATTCACGGGCGAGAAACGACAGCACCAAAAGAGTGTCTCCGAGGGTTCCTCACATCAGCATGAGACTTTGGATGAGATTGTCGAGACATTGAGAACTTTCACGACTCGGTGCAACATACTCCTGGAGCCTCTCCTTGAGCTTACGGATTTCCTATCGACGCAGAGAACGGCGACGTCCGCAACTACAAGACCCGCTCTCACTACTATGTTCATACGAATTCTTTTTGTGACTCCCATCTGGATCGCATTGACCCTTCCGCCCTTTTACATAATCACAACTCGCCGTGTTGTCATGACTATAGGCACCATCATTCTCACCTATCACTCCCGACCAGCAAGAGTATCACGAGTCATTCTATGGAGATCCTTGACTGTTCGCCGAATATGTTCCATGATTACTGgtctttcattttctctaAACGCCAATCAATCGCAGTCCCTCTGGGCTCAGAGCCACGGTCATGCTGCATCCATTGCAACGAGGCGGCGAGGGGATTCCTCGGGAGTTCGCTTCACTTTTGTACTCTATGAGAATCAACGTCGGTGGCTGGGAATTGGATGGACATACTCCCTGTTCCCCTCTGAGCGTGCGGCATGGACCGACGAACATCTGAACCCAGCCCCGTCCAAggatgactttgagctcCCGCATGTACAGGCAGGGAATGCCAAGTGGCGCTGGGTCGAGGGCAGCGAGTGGCGTATTGAAGGAGCTGACGATACGAACAGCAAGGCAGATGGTAAAGCTGCGGATGGTGGAGGATGGATCTACTATGATAACAAG TGGAATGATGGCCGTCGTGGGCAAGATGGTTGGGATCGTTATACTCGTCGTCGGAAGTGGTGCCGCGACGCTGAACTCGTCGAGATACCACAAGCGACTGAAAACACGCCGGCTACGGCCAAGTCTGGTTTAACACAGGCGTTGGATAAACAGAGGGAGTCGGGGAACATTGACGCTTCAACAGTCGATACCGATGCCGTGAGTCTCTCCCCGTCAGCGTCCTCCAAGACGCGGAAAAGACGTTGGTTCGGGGGCTCGAAACCTGTAAGCGACAAAGCCAGTAGCACTTCCTTTGCGCTACCAGCCTTCACCAATACATCCTCCGTGGACGCTGGAAAAATAACCTCTACCCCCAGTTACAGCCCATCGGGAACCCCCGTCGCGAGACCGATTGACATCGCACACTCTCGGAAGCCATCGAACTACTCCGGCAACGCAAGTCATGGCAGTGTGGGCCGAGACAGCAGCGTTGCGGGTAGTGTCTCGCACAGTGACAGTGCCAGCATTCGAGATAAGGAAATTATCCACGCTCAAGATCATCTAGACCGCTGGGGTACTCGAGCTACGGGTGGTATTGAGCGAGCAGAGCGAGAACTGGGGCTGGGTGACGAGGTCAATATGGGATTGAGTTAA
- a CDS encoding Zn(II)2Cys6 transcription factor, with amino-acid sequence MTQFTPAYNDFSLRNESSVPSRKKCKREGGKWTRSGCLTCKRRRKRCDEAKPGCQNCARLGLSCEGYGSVWAKPLDPGAQVFQQVGLAKRRKIGRSHSASVSSDGSSQGCPSPDLTSFPSNSLNTSCSSMSKHDADETCWLEVDWKIADNRNDIENSVTPSDNDRSSVITRPLGYTSHLTALETLYLQYYVERGSKLLANLENDENPLRSLLIPRAHSSPLLMNALCALSAIHLANRTSDSLCAQTAAASYYIQTMRGVRTALTECSSNKFPEDALLSVALLCKFEIVRGSVRQWTVHLHALGKLILSCGGFDSLSQDTAHFLRGLLVYGQNLAKLTNPRLITAALSDLNHAEITRLDIYIGYTERIIKLCARIADLPLLCADPVALGLEIHTIDESLRNWTKYVPSYIIPKGTTEENLTRLRMVAECFCNAAYIYLHSTLERMMRGFTQRASSFWTSFISLSKRGAVERCLRIIRSSPLDDHCEYSALTFPLFITGCECEETIDRELIMQSLTQLEVNFGIGNVKRAKELLNILWTGEKLHWLDVLEHLKWDLILT; translated from the exons ATGACTCAATTTACTCCCGCATATAACGACTTCTCGCTGAGAAACGAAAGCTCAGTACCGTCAAGAAAGAAATGCAAAAGGGAGGGTGGGAAGTGGACTCGGTCAGGTTGTCTGACCTGCAAAAGGCGCCGGAAGCGCTGTGATGAAGCTAAGCCTGG CTGCCAGAATTGCGCCAGGTTGGGGCTCAGCTGTGAAGGTTATGGCTCGGTGTGGGCAAAGCCTCTCGATCCAGGCGCGCAAGTCTTTCAGCAAGTTGGACTAGCAAAGCGACGCAAGATTGGTCGCTCCCATTCTGCATCCGTTAGCTCAGATGGATCCTCCCAAGGCTGTCCATCTCCCGATTTGACCTCGTTTCCTTCAAACTCTCTGAATACATCATGTTCATCGATGTCAAAGCACGATGCTGATGAAACCTGCTGGTTAGAAGTTGACTGGAAGATCGCTGACAACAGAAACGATATCGAAAACTCTGTTACTCCTTCTGACAATGACAGGTCTAGTGTGATTACCAGACCTCTTGGATACACCAGTCATCTGACTGCCCTGGAGACGCTTTACCTCCAATATTATGTGGAACGAGGGTCTAAACTGTTGGCGAACTTGGAAAATGACGAGAATCCATTGCGATCATTGCTCATTCCTCGAGCCCACTCCTCTCCCCTTTTAATGAACGCTCTATGCGCGCTGTCTGCCATACACCTCGCGAACCGTACAAGTGATAGCTTGTGCGCCCAAACTGCTGCAGCGAGTTACTACATTCAAACAATGAGAGGCGTTCGGACCGCACTTACAGAGTGTTCCTCCAATAAGTTTCCCGAGGACGCTCTCCTCTCGGTTGCTCTTCTTTGCAAGTTTGAGATCGTACGTGGAAGCGTGAGGCAGTGGACGGTGCATCTGCATGCATTAGGGAAACTGATACTATCTTGCGGTGGATTCGACTCCCTCAGCCAAGACACGGCTCATTTTCTGCGAGGACT TCTTGTATACGGGCAAAATTTGGCAAAATTGACGAACCCCAGACTGATCACCGCAGCCTTATCAGACCTAAATCATGCAGAGATTACCAGGCTCGATATTTACATCGGCTACACTGAGAGAATCATCAAGCTGTGTGCAAGGATTGCGGATCTGCCTCTTCTTTGCGCTGACCCAGTTGCCCTAGGCTTGGAAATTCATACAAT CGACGAGTCGCTTCGTAATTGGACAAAATATGTACCATCGTACATTATACCCAAGGGGACGACAGAAGAAAACCTTACCCGTCTGCGCATGGTAGCGGAATGTTTCTGCAACGCTGCATACATTTATCTCCATTCCACGCTAGAAAGAATGATGCGGGGGTTCACGCAAAGAGCATCCTCGTTTTGGACTTCCTTCATATCATTATCAAAGCGGGGGGCAGTAGAGCGTTGTCTCAGAATTATTCGTTCATCGCCACTCGACGACCACTGCGAGTATTCCGCGCTTACTTTTCCACTCTTCATCACAGGATGCGAGTGCGAAGAGACGATCGACCGAGAATTGATCATGCAATCGTTGACTCAACTGGAAGTTAATTTCGGTATTGGGAATGTTAAGCGCGCAAAGGAACTACTGAATATTCTCTGGACGGGAGAAAAGCTGCATTGGCTCGACGTTTTGGAACACCTGAAATGGGATTTAATCCTAACGTGA
- a CDS encoding putative cyclopropane-fatty-acyl-phospholipid synthase produces MTKIHPESPEDFEYIETPPASCTTPADDCGVRTTSYPAIKNAPVPADAAGSDSFSNILLFSLLLFVPWYLARQVGGGFYTTIFFAIFTTVPILMVFWSVASSISPRKNEKAKYAGRPVEHYLHFHNEHDRATYRGKSKIPMEVFYEKYFNGEVDFKGDALEALEFRHDWANFRFTMGLYKHFLFGFIPELLVHSRSQDEEQVRDHYDRGDDFYAWFLGPRMIYTSGIISDINKEETLEELQDNKLAVVCEKINVKPGDTILDLGCGWGTLAKFASVHYGAHVTGITLGRNQTAWGNKGLRSAGIPESQSRILCLDYRDAPRVEGGYKKITCLEMAEHVGVRHFGSFLSQVYEMLDDDGVFFLQIAGLRKSWQYEDLIWGLFMNKYIFPGADASTPLGFVVDKLEGAGFEIKGVDTIGVHYSATLWRWYRNWMGNREKVEAKYGKRWFRIWEYFLAYSTIISRQGSATCWQLTMVKNINSTHRIEGIGSQYGLKGARQAAIDNVGHGVLPKAHVPTVNKE; encoded by the exons ATGACGAAAATTCACCCCGAGTCCCCTGAGGACTTCGAGTACATTGAAAcacctcctgcttcttgCACTACCCCCGCAGACGATTGCGGTGTGCGGACGACATCG TACCCGGCTATCAAAAATGCTCCCGTCCCCGCAGACGCTGCAGGCAGTGATAGTTTCTCCAACATCCTGCTTTTCTCTCTACTGCTGTTTGTTCCGTGGTACTTGGCCCGCCAGGTCGGTGGTGGTTTCTACACCACTATCTTCTTTGCAATCTTTACCACCGTCCCCATCCTGATGGTCTTCTGGTCCGTGGcttcttccatttctcccCGCAAGAATGAGAAGGCCAAGTATGCTGGTCGCCCCGTCGAGCACTACCTTCACTTCCACAACGAGCATGATCGTGCCACCTACCGCGGCAAGAGCAAGATTCCGATGGAGGTCTTCTACGAAAAGTACTTCAATGGAGAGGTTGATTTCAAAGGCGACGCTCTTGAAGCTCTGGAGTTCAGACACGACTGGGCCAACTTCCGCTTCACCATGGGCCTCTACAAGCACTTCCTCTTCGGCTTCATTCCTGAATTGCTGGTCCACTCCCGTTCTCAAG ACGAGGAACAGGTGCGCGACCACTATGACCGTGGCGACGACTTCTACGCTTGGTTCTTGGGCCCTCGGATGATCTACACCTCTGGCATCATTAGTGATATCAACAAGGAAGAGACTTTGGAAGAACTTCAGGACAACAAGCTAGCTGTTGTCTGTGAGAAGATCAATGTTAAGCCCGGTGACACTATTCTCGACCTGGGTTGTGGCTGGGGTACTCTCGCCAAATTTGCCTCAGTCCACTATGGCGCACACGTCACCGGTATCACGCTCGGCCGTAACCAAACTGCCTGGGGTAACAAGGGTCTCCGCAGCGCCGGTATCCCCGAATCTCAGAGCCGTATTCTTTGCTTGGACTACCGTGATGCTCCCCGCGTCGAGGGCGGTTACAAGAAGATCACTTGTCTTGAGATGGCAGAGCACGTCGGTGTACGCCACTTCGGTTCCTTCCTGTCTCAGGTCTATGAAATGCTAGACGATGATGGTgtgttcttcctccagatcgCGGGTCTCCGTAAGTCCTGGCAGTATGAGGATCTCATCTGGGGTCTGTTCATGAACAAGTACATCTTCCCCGGAGCTGATGCCAGCACTCCTCTTGGATTCGTCGTTGATAAATTGGAGGGCGCTGGTTTTGAAATCAAGGGCGTTGACACTATTGGTGTCCACTACTCTGCTACTCTTTGGCGCTGGTACCGCAACTGGATGGGTAACCGCGAGAAGGTCGAGGCCAAGTACGGCAAGAGATGGTTTAGA ATCTGGGAGTACTTCCTGGCCTACTCAACCATCATCTCCCGCCAGGGAAGCGCTACCTGCTGGCAGCTCACCATGGTCAAGAACATCAACTCCACCCACCGTATTGAGGGTATTGGCTCCCAGTACGGCCTCAAGGGTGCCCGCCAGGCCGCCATCGACAACGTGGGCCACGGCGTTCTTCCAAAGGCCCATGTCCCGACCGTTAACAAGGAGTAA
- a CDS encoding tropomyosin: MDKIKERMNALRLEADEAQNKVEELKAKVKTLEQENLAKEQEITSLNHRNQLLEGEVEKLEAALKEAKESANQSAQHDTQNEALQRRVQLLEEEAEEADRNLRETNEKLRQTDVKAGHYERKVQALEASRDQWESKYEEMAKKYAELQKDLHDLEVSISNV; encoded by the exons ATGGATAAGATCAAGGAG AGAATGAACGCCCTCCGCCTCGAGGCTGATGAGGCCCAGAACAAGGTGGAAGAGCTCAAGGCTAAAGTGAAGACCCTGGAGCAAGAGAATTTGGCAAAGGAACAGGAGATCACATCCCTCAACCACCGGAACCAGCTTCTGGAGGGTGAGGTCGAGAAGCTCGAGGCTGCACTtaaggaggccaaggagtCTGCCAACCAGAGTGCTCAGCACGACACTCAGAACGAGGCCCTTCAGAGACGGGTGCagttgctggaagaagaggccgaggaagctgACCGGAATTTGCGGGAGACAAACGAGAA GCTTCGCCAAACCGACGTTAAGGCTGGCCATTACGAACGCAAGGTGCAGGCTCTGGAAGCCTCTCGTGATCAGTGGGAGAGCAAGTATGAGGAGATGGCCAAGAAGTATGCTGAGTTGCAGAAGGATCTCCACGACTTGGAGGTTTCTATCAGCAACGTGTAA
- a CDS encoding rRNA-processing protein RRP17 has translation MGPQAKKRKLTPKIAEINFDPADRQEFLTGFRKRKQQRIRHAQELAAKRAREEKRLERKKIREERAAEYERALEEHRRQLEMLRKENGDSDEETNSSNGDVDEQDEWEGFAEPPAVDYEAEYIDEDKYTTVTVEEMDASREGLLRAAEGDKSDEDEDERTKRRSEADVKSTTTNSAEKKMKEKSKPKKKKKKFRYESKEERKVTLMKQRQAKSRKAKVRRERG, from the exons ATGGGGCCGCAAGCGAAAAAACGCAAGTTGACGCCCAAAATCGCAGAGATCAATTTCGACCCTGCCGATCGGCAGGAATTCCTTACAGGATTTCGAAAGAGAAAACAGCAGCGGATACGGCATGCACAGGAACTTGCTGCAAAGAGAGCccgagaagagaaaaggctAGAACGGAAGAAG ATCCGTGAAGAGCGAGCCGCAGAATATGAGCGGGCGCTTGAAGAGCATCGGAGGCAGCTCGAAATGCTcaggaaagaaaatggcgACAGTGACGAAGAAACGAATTCCAGCAATGGGGATGTTGACGAGCAGGATGAATGGGAAGGATTCGCTGAGCCTCCTGCAGTGGACTACGAAGCCGAATATATCGATGAAGACAAATATACTACCGTTACTgtcgaagagatggatgcctCCAGAGAAGGCTTACTCAGGGCTGCGGAGGGCGACAAGtcagacgaggatgaggacgagcgaACGAAACGAAGATCGGAAGCCGATGTCAAATCCACAACCACAAATTCAGccgagaagaaaatgaaggagaagagcaagccaaaaaagaagaaaaagaagttCCGGTACGAAAGTAAGGAGGAGCGCAAAGTTACTCTTATGAAGCAGCGGCAAGCCAAATCGAGAAAGGCCAAGGTTCGGCGAGAACGAGGATAG
- a CDS encoding Ac45/VOA1 transmembrane domain-containing protein — protein MRLGRLSLLALGAASANAFRDTSPFFLASTSDILATSSNIKAATSVLEDLSSQLSTCPSDYYVIASQPGVHSSDFATRKSAPRLGAKLTGNDKAIRSSMIVKEVAGVLEAKQIQSIIEKECGARSTLIDASASSYPSEFGAEPRIIYVDFPMLSLGADRAQQLSDNDGLLANIIDRIPSSKKYTLLYVTSPREFEGSEGVVYKAEDSYQDPLRMELKRDYSAHESQSTPASNKSLFREYQYLTPGLFMGFLAAFFFLMILYVGIRALTSLEVPYAAFEKDTSASVQKKQQ, from the exons ATGCGCTTAGGAAGATTATCGCTGCTTGCTCTCGGGGCAGCGAGTGCGAATGCATTCCGGGATACATCCCCCTTCTTCCTAGCTTCTACGTCCGA TATACTTGCTACTTCATCAAATATCAAGGCCGCCACCAGCGTTCTGGAGGATCTTAGCTCACAACTGAGCACCTGTCCTTCGGATTACTATGTAATCGCATCTCAGCCCGGTGTGCACAGCAGCGATTTCGCGACTCGCAAGTCCGCCCCCCGCCTGGGCGCAAAGCTGACCGGGAACGACAAAGCAATTCGATCCAGTATGATTGTCAAGGAGGTTGCAGGTGTTCTGGAGGCAAAGCAGATCCAGAGTATAATTGAGAAGGAATGCGGGGCGCGGTCTACTTTGATCGATGCATCTG CGAGCTCTTATCCTTCCGAGTTCGGGGCGGAACCTCGCATCATATATGTGGACTTTCCCATGCTCTCACTAGGAGCCGACCGAGCCCAGCAACTTTCAGACAACG ATGGCCTCCTTGCCAATATCATTGACCGAATCCCTTCTTCGAAGAAGTATACGCTTCTCTACGTGACATCGCCGAGGGAGTTTGAGGGATCCGAGGGTGTCGTTTATAAAGCCGAGGACAGTTACCAGGACCCTCTCCGCATGGAGCTGAAGCGGGACTACTCAGCCCACGAAAGTCAAAGTACTCCTGCATCTAACAAATCTCTTTTCCGAGAGTATCAATACCTTACCCCAG GTCTTTTTATGGGCTTCCTtgcagccttcttcttcctgatgATCTTATACGTTGGTATCCGAGCTCTTACGAGTCTTGAAGTTCCCTATGCGGCATTTGAAAAGGATACGTCTGCCAGTGTGCAAAAGAAACAGCAATGA